AAGATGCACAACGTACCGGATGTCACCGACCTGCCTCGCGGCGGTGCTGTGAACCCCTACATCACTCCTTATCCGGCAATGACCATGCCTGAGCAGTACTGGCTGGAGCAGTAGGGAATAGAAACTGAATATCGCATAGAAGGTCCGGCCTATGGCCGGGCCTTTTTTTATTGCGCGGCCGCTTGTCAGGCAAGCGCGAAAATAAAGAAAAAAGGGAAAGGTTCAGTTGTCGGGAACCTAGGCTAGAGGCAGGGCAGCTCAAGGGTGGTGAGCAGAACTTGGCAGTGAGACAGACAGCGGATCCAGCGCCGATGGTTACGATGCGAAAGGTAACTCGGGTATATGGAACCGGCAGACATAAGGTTCATGCTTTGCGGGGGATTGACCTGGAGATTCCTCCAGCAACTTTGGCGATAATCAAAGGCAGGTCCGGTTCAGGGAAGACTACCACCTTGAACCTGATGGCTGGCCTTGACCGAGCCACTTCCGGTCAGATCCTGGTTGCAGGAGCAGACCTAGCTGAACTTACCCAGAGGCAATTGACCCGGTGGCGGAGAAAGACCATCGGCTTTATCTTCCAGAGTTTTGGCCTGTTGCCCAGCTTGACGGCCTTGGAGAATGTTGAGCTGCCAATGCGGATTCTCGGCGTTGGCAGCAAGTTCCGTCGGGAGCGAGCCTTGGAGTGTTTACACCTGGTGGGGTTAACTCGGCGAGCCAGCCATCGGGTCTTGGAATTGAGCGGTGGAGAACAGCAAAGGGTGGGCATTGCCAGAGCCTTGGTCAACAAGCCCCAGCTGATTCTAGCCGACGAACCCACGGGAGAGCTGGATCACAACACTGCGATGAAGGTGATGGTGCTCTTTCGGGAATTGGTTGAGGTCCAGGGAGTAACCATCTGTTTGGTCACCCACGACCCCGCGGTAGAGGAGTTTGGAGACTACGTCTTTGCCATTGAGGATGGGCGAATCGGCGAGGTGCTGCACAGGCGCGAGGAGGGAGGGAGGTGAACCGCATTGGCCCCAGGGCTCAGGTTTTGGGCCTAAGGGCGGCGGTCTTGGCAATGGGAAAAGGACACTTAGCTTGGTACCGAAGGGGTTTTTTCATCGCAGCCGTGCTCATCGGGTTGCTTCTGATGGGTTCTGGCTGTGCCTTGTTACCGGAGGAGAAGGTGGATGAGGTGCCAGTATTACTGAGACCACCGGAAACCCGGCTTGTGACCTATGAGGTGATCGTAGGTCCCATCGCCGATCAAATTCGTGCCCTGGGGCGAGTGGCGGCCGTGAAGGAGGCCCAACTTTACTTTCCTCGAACGGAGAGGCTCAAGCATGTTCACGTGGCGCCCGGGGAGACAATCACTGAGGGTCAGTGCCTGGCTGAGCTGGAGACCGGCGATTTGCGGTATCGGCTGCAGCGAGCCCAGTTGGCCTTGGCTCAGGAGGAGCTTCGCTGGAAGCGAGTGGAGAATCTAGTGGGGATCGAGATTAACGAAATTGACTATGGCATCGCTCAACTGGAGCTCAAGAAGGCTCAACTGGAAGTGGACCACTTGACTAGGCAACTGGAAGCATCGATGTTGCGGGCACCCTTTTCCGGTGTGGTGGTCAGTGTCGATCGCCGGGAGCGGGAGTTAGTGGAAGGTTATGAAACTGTGATGACCATCGCAGATCCCAGTGAACTGGAGATTCAGGTGGAACTGTCCTATACCAGCGATGTCAGCAAGCTGGTTCGAGGGCAGAAGGTTCTGGTTAACCTCGGGCGCGAAGAGTGGGTCACCGGCCACATTTACCAGATTTCTACCCGTCAGGATGATCCCAGTTACGCGCGGACCAGCTACCAATCGGCTCCCTTTGTGATCAAGATTCGACTGGACGATCCCCGGATTACTTTGGACTTTGACTCCTTGGTGCGGGTGGTGATTGTCATCGAAGAGGAACCAGAGGCAATTCTCGTTCCCAATGCCGCGATTCGCTCCTACATGGGCCGCAAGTATGTGCGGGTACTCGAGGGTGATGTTCGTAAGGAAGTGGATATCGTTACAGGAATCGAAGGGGAGACGGAAACCCAGGTCCTCAAAGGACTCAAGCCCGGTGATATTGTGATTGGAAAATAGCAATGCCACAGTGAGGGGATTACCGGATGCGCTGGCTAGCAGTTGTGTGGATGGTAGTCAAACAAGTGCTCAACAATTGGCGGCTGGAAGCAAGTATCCTGGCCGGGCTGATCATTGCCGTGGCTGTGGTTTCCTGTGTTCCAATCTATACCAGCGGAGCCTTGCAGTCGGTGCTAGTCGAGCAGTGGATGGCCCGCACGGATCCCGGAAGAATGCCCAATACACTGATGTTTTATCATGATCCCCTGTTGGAGTCTGAGGTTGAGGATTACCACCGGGTGACGGAGTTCTTGGAGCAGGCAGTCCCGGCTCGATTAGGACAGCCTCAGCTCTCATCCCGGCTGGGAGAGATTCGGACCTCCCAGTTTTATTCCGCCCGGGATCCCCGGGGTCAACGGATTGGTTACGCCAATATTCGCTTCCTGACCAATCTCTTTGATCTAATTCAAGTCACCGATGGGAGATTACCTCGGTCCCGCCGATTACCCGACGGCAGTATTGAGGCGATTGTTGATGAAACAACCCTAGATAGCCTGGGCTTACTGGTGGGGGAGACCTATGTCTTTCCCATTGACAAGAGAGGTGCCTACGATACCTCGCCGGGGCAGTCCCTGAAGGTGACCGTGGTGGGAACCTTTGTCGGGAAGGTCCAGCCGGAATCTGCCCATGCCTGGCTGTATCTGCCCCCCTTTGATCGCAGTTTCTTTGTCACCGAACAACTCTTTGTTGAGGACCTCGCGCTGATCGAGGATGTTGGGGTAGGGCAGTATGTTTGGTATATGGTCCTAGACCATCGCCCAGTGCGAGTGGATCACCTAGACCGCTGGATCGAAAGCTTTCGGTATATCGAATCTAGAGTGGCGCAGCTTATGCCGGGAACCAGGGCCTGGCGCTCGCCCCAGCGGCTCTTCCAGTACTTCTGGGACGAAGCTTCCTATCTGCGCCTCTTCATGTTTGCCTTAAGTGTGCCGATCCTGGGGATGGTACTGTATTTTGTAGTCCTGGCGGCAACGTTAACGGTGCGCCGACGGCGAACGGAGATCGCGATGCTGCGCAGTCGGGGCGCGGGCATTTTCCAGATTGCCCTTGCCTATGTCCTGGAATGGGGGTTTCTAGGGGTAATTGCGCTGGTACTGGGACCATACTTGGGTCTGTGGATGGCCAGAGCTATCGGCGCTGCCTCGGGATTCCTTCAATTCGTCGACCGCCAATCGCTACCGGTTATTCTCTCCTCCGACGCTTATCTCTATGGCTTCGTCGGCCTGGTCATTGCCATTGGGGCTTGTCTCATCCCAGTTATCCAAGCCGCGAGACACAGTATCGTGACCCATAAGCAGGCGGAGGCTCGAGCTGTTCACACCCCGGTGTGGCAGCGGTACCTGGTGGATTTTCTGCTCCTGGGGATTTCATACTGGGGCTATCGCATGCTAAGTCGCCAAGCCCTTTCCCTTCGCTCTGGCCAGTTCTCCGCAACGGAGGCAGTGATGATCATCGATCCCCAGCTATTTCTCATTCCCTTAGTGTTTGTGACTGCCTTGGGTCTGTTTGTCCTGCGCCTATTTCCCTTGCTTATGGGTCTGGCTAATCGGATCATTGCTAGGGGGAGAGGAGTTTGTCTGCCTATGACCGTCTTGCAGATGGCGAGAAACCCGGGACAACATCGCCCATTGCTCCTGCTTTTGATTATCACCGTTGGCTCGGGTATCTATGGAGCCGCGACGGCACGAACCATGGATCAGAATTGGATGGATCAATTGCGATACAAATATGGTGCTGACGTGATCCTCCAGGAGCAATGGCAGCTACCTACTGCACCTGGGATGGGGGAGGACGATGACCCAGAGGCGACTCTTTTCGTTGAACCTCCCTTCTATATCCATGAGGAGCTGCCCGGAGTTGTCGCTGCAGCTCGGGTCTTTAAGGGAGCTGGGACAGTACGGGTCGGGGGTAATTACCTTAGCGGAGGCACGATTATTGGAATCGATCCCGTGGAGTATGCCGGTGTTGGCTGGCTGCGCAGTGACCTGGCGCCCCATCACTTATACGATTACCTCAATCTTCTCATCCAGGTTCCTGAGGGAGTACTGGTTTCTGGCTCGGCCGCAAAGGCCGCGGGATTGCGCAGTGGAGACTGGATTAGTGTGAGAATTGGCAATGAAGACGTGGATTTTATGATCGTAGGCACCTTAGAGTATTGGCCGACGATTGTTGACGCCGCTATGCCCTTTGCAGTAGCTAATCTCGACTACATTCAGCAGTCCACTACATTGCAGCCCTACGAAGTGTGGCTGCGGGTCACTCCGGAGTTTCGCCTGCAGACCGCGGTGGATCTCCTTAGGGAGCAGGGAATTTGGGTGATAAACATCAAGGATCTGAATCGAGAGTTAGTGGAAGGACGCCGGGAGCCGCAGCGAATGGGCCTATATGGCATGTTGTCCCTGGGGTTTATCGTTTCCGTGGTAATCACTGTCATGGGGTACTTTCTGTATACCCTTTTGTCCCTCCACAGTCGGATGCTGCAATTTGGGATCCTGCGAACTATTGGCCTGTCCCTGTGGCAGTTAATCGCAATGCTGTCTCTGGAACAGTTGTTATCGGTGGGCTTAGGGGTGCTCTTGGGTCTGGGTATCGGGCAGTTGACGAGCCGGTTGTATCTGCCCTTTATCCAATATGGGGCCGATGTCGGAGCGGATTTCATCCCCTTTATCGTTGTCACCGAGGGCACCGATACCTGGAAAATCGTGGGTGTCTTGGGACTCGTCCTGATGGCAGCTTTGATTGTGCTAGCAGTTCTACTGTCGAGGATGCGTTTGCATCAAGCCGTCAAGCTGGGCGAAAACATCTAGGCAAATTACGGGAAGAAGGATAAGATTGAAGGGCGGTAGGGAGGTTGGCTAGGCAACATTCACAGGTTCCCGGAGTCCGAGGACTCGGAGGGACACTGCAGTATCTCAAGGCCCGCTATCTACAACGGCAACAGCCCATCATCGCAACTGGACAGCCCTTTATTCTCTGCGAGAATTTGGTACGAATCTACCAGGTCGCAGATATCGAGGTTCAAGCCTTGCAGGGGTTGGACATGGTGATTCGGAAGGGAGAGTTAATGGCCATCATCGGGGCCAGTGGAAGCGGCAAGTCCACTTTGCTCAATATCCTTGGGGGCTTGGACGTACCCACCGCGGGGAGGGCACGGGTAGCCGGTTGGGATCTTAATCGGCTCAGCTATCTCGACCGCATCCACTACAAGCGAACCACCGTTGGGTTTGTGTGGCAGAATGTTAGTCGCAACTTGGTTCCCTACTTGACTGCTTTGGAGAATGTGGAGTTGCCGATGATCCTGAGAGGCAAACTGGACAGAAAGCGGGCCAGAGAGTTGTTGACCGCGGTGGGGCTATCGGACCGGATGAACCATCGACCCCAGGCTATGTCGGGAGGGGAGCAGCAGCGGGTGGCTATTGCCATCGCGCTGGCCAATAACCCCCAGGTGCTCTTGGCCGATGAACCTACGGGTTCCTTGGATAGCAAATCGGCACAGCAGGTCCTGCAGGTGCTACGCCGGGTGCGGGATCTGTATGGGGTTACCGTGGTAATCGTAACCCACGACATGAGTATGGCCCAGGCCGTGGATCGCTACGTACTGATTAGAGATGGAAAGATCAGCATGGAGTCGGTTCGCCGCCCCAGCAAAATCTCTTCCTTCGCCGAAGATGAAGCAGCGTCCCAAGCTGAGGATGACAGCCACGACGAATTTGTGGTGTTGGATTCCGCCGGAAGAATGCAGCTTCCCGAGGAGTATATCAAGAAGCTGGGCCTGAAGGAACGGGCGCGAATTTCCCTGGCTGGAAACAGGATTATCATTTCCCCGGAAATGATTCAGGAAGATAACGAGGCAGCAGAGCAGTAGAGGTAGAGTTACGGGAGGTAGTTGGATGCAGTTACCGTCACGGTTGCAGCAGCAGTTGGAGTTCATTGTGGAAATCGACAAGCTAAAAAAGGTGTTTCGCCAGACCTTCCTAATTGACAAGACCCGGCGGGAAAACGACGCGGAACACTCCTGGCATCTAGCGATGATGGCGATGGTTTTGGGAGAATATGCTCCTGAAGGCACGGATCTGTCCCGAGTGATCCGCATGGTGCTGGTCCACGATTTGGTGGAGATCTATGCCGGGGATACCTTCGCCTTTGATGATGTTGGTCATCGAGACAAGGAACTGCGGGAAAGGCAGGCAGCGGATCAGCTATTTGGCCTGTTACCGGCGGATCAAAAGGGGATCCTGCGGCAGCTGTGGGATGAGTATGAAGCCCAAGAGACCCAGGAAGCCCGCTTCGCTAGAACTTTAGATCGCTTGCAGCCTCTGATTCACAATTATTATACCGACGGCGGAACCTGGAAGAAGTTCGGCGTGAAGGCAGACCGGGTTTGGCCCAGGGTGGACGCAGTGGCCCAGGGGTCCAAGGCCCTAGGGCAGTTAGCTCAGGAGCTAGTAGAAAGGGCCATCGCCCAGGGAATACTTCAAAGCTAGTGGCCTGCGGGATCAGTGGGCAAAGAAGATTCTCAGGCCAAACCGGCGCCAGGTCCCGGTCACCAGGCTAGAGACAAACAGAAAATCCCCGATAGCAAAGATAGCTCCCCCGGCAGCCCGCAGGGCCAGGTATGGTCTCAGGAGAGTGTGGGTCTCCATGAAGTCAAGACCGGCGATACGCCAGAGATAAGTCTGGAGGATTCCCGAGACAAGGAGCATTGTGCTCATCAAGAGCAGCCCCAAATTCAGTAGAGCCAATCCGATCCAGGCGCGAGTAAGTTCCGCCGGGGTCAGAGTAATCCTTTGGGTCAAGATATAGGTAGCCCCGGCAAGAACCAGAAATCCCACGGCTCCAAAGAGAGCCAGGTGAGCATGGGCTGAGGTGATATAGGTGCCGTGGGAATACCGGTTCCATTGGGGCACAGACATGATCATCCCCAGGAGCGCTGCTCCGAAAAGGTGGTAAATGATGCTGCATATCACCAGGGCCAGGACCAGCCGATGGCCTGGGGGCAGCTGTTGCCACTTCATCCCTTCCAGTCCCCGATAGCCGATATACCCCAGCACCAAGACTCCCGACATCTGGACAAGACTAAACACCCCTCCGATCCACAGCCATCCCCGGCTGTTGCCGATCCAGTAGTAGTGATGTCCCGTCGCAAAGATTCCGCCAATAATCGTGATGATGATGTTAAAGAATAACACCCGTTCCAGGCTCTTTCTGGTGGCTGCAATGGGGGTCAGGAGCAGACTGACCAACGCGCTGATGTTGAGCAGTTCTAGGCTCATTTCCTCAGTCATATGCACCACCCAAAATCTGACCATCTGCTCAACGCTGGGGTGAAGGTAGGAAACCAGATTGGGTATGTACTGGGCAAGGATGTACCAAGCCCCCAGTAACATCCCCACTAGGGTCACCCGCTGCCGGTATTGAGATTGGGTCTTCAAGTAGGTGCGCAGCAGGTTATACCCGAAAATTTCCACGGCCAGGATAATGCCAAGTTTAAGCCCCGGCAAAGCTTCCAGGTACTCCCGGCCGGTGGTGTAACCCAGCAATAATGCCAGCATAATCCCGGCAAAGGACAGCTGAAAAACCCAGAACTGCACCTGAGCCAGTGGGCGACT
This DNA window, taken from Bacillota bacterium, encodes the following:
- a CDS encoding ABC transporter ATP-binding protein, with the translated sequence MAVRQTADPAPMVTMRKVTRVYGTGRHKVHALRGIDLEIPPATLAIIKGRSGSGKTTTLNLMAGLDRATSGQILVAGADLAELTQRQLTRWRRKTIGFIFQSFGLLPSLTALENVELPMRILGVGSKFRRERALECLHLVGLTRRASHRVLELSGGEQQRVGIARALVNKPQLILADEPTGELDHNTAMKVMVLFRELVEVQGVTICLVTHDPAVEEFGDYVFAIEDGRIGEVLHRREEGGR
- a CDS encoding efflux RND transporter periplasmic adaptor subunit, which gives rise to MNRIGPRAQVLGLRAAVLAMGKGHLAWYRRGFFIAAVLIGLLLMGSGCALLPEEKVDEVPVLLRPPETRLVTYEVIVGPIADQIRALGRVAAVKEAQLYFPRTERLKHVHVAPGETITEGQCLAELETGDLRYRLQRAQLALAQEELRWKRVENLVGIEINEIDYGIAQLELKKAQLEVDHLTRQLEASMLRAPFSGVVVSVDRRERELVEGYETVMTIADPSELEIQVELSYTSDVSKLVRGQKVLVNLGREEWVTGHIYQISTRQDDPSYARTSYQSAPFVIKIRLDDPRITLDFDSLVRVVIVIEEEPEAILVPNAAIRSYMGRKYVRVLEGDVRKEVDIVTGIEGETETQVLKGLKPGDIVIGK
- a CDS encoding FtsX-like permease family protein, encoding MRWLAVVWMVVKQVLNNWRLEASILAGLIIAVAVVSCVPIYTSGALQSVLVEQWMARTDPGRMPNTLMFYHDPLLESEVEDYHRVTEFLEQAVPARLGQPQLSSRLGEIRTSQFYSARDPRGQRIGYANIRFLTNLFDLIQVTDGRLPRSRRLPDGSIEAIVDETTLDSLGLLVGETYVFPIDKRGAYDTSPGQSLKVTVVGTFVGKVQPESAHAWLYLPPFDRSFFVTEQLFVEDLALIEDVGVGQYVWYMVLDHRPVRVDHLDRWIESFRYIESRVAQLMPGTRAWRSPQRLFQYFWDEASYLRLFMFALSVPILGMVLYFVVLAATLTVRRRRTEIAMLRSRGAGIFQIALAYVLEWGFLGVIALVLGPYLGLWMARAIGAASGFLQFVDRQSLPVILSSDAYLYGFVGLVIAIGACLIPVIQAARHSIVTHKQAEARAVHTPVWQRYLVDFLLLGISYWGYRMLSRQALSLRSGQFSATEAVMIIDPQLFLIPLVFVTALGLFVLRLFPLLMGLANRIIARGRGVCLPMTVLQMARNPGQHRPLLLLLIITVGSGIYGAATARTMDQNWMDQLRYKYGADVILQEQWQLPTAPGMGEDDDPEATLFVEPPFYIHEELPGVVAAARVFKGAGTVRVGGNYLSGGTIIGIDPVEYAGVGWLRSDLAPHHLYDYLNLLIQVPEGVLVSGSAAKAAGLRSGDWISVRIGNEDVDFMIVGTLEYWPTIVDAAMPFAVANLDYIQQSTTLQPYEVWLRVTPEFRLQTAVDLLREQGIWVINIKDLNRELVEGRREPQRMGLYGMLSLGFIVSVVITVMGYFLYTLLSLHSRMLQFGILRTIGLSLWQLIAMLSLEQLLSVGLGVLLGLGIGQLTSRLYLPFIQYGADVGADFIPFIVVTEGTDTWKIVGVLGLVLMAALIVLAVLLSRMRLHQAVKLGENI
- a CDS encoding ABC transporter ATP-binding protein — its product is MVIRKGELMAIIGASGSGKSTLLNILGGLDVPTAGRARVAGWDLNRLSYLDRIHYKRTTVGFVWQNVSRNLVPYLTALENVELPMILRGKLDRKRARELLTAVGLSDRMNHRPQAMSGGEQQRVAIAIALANNPQVLLADEPTGSLDSKSAQQVLQVLRRVRDLYGVTVVIVTHDMSMAQAVDRYVLIRDGKISMESVRRPSKISSFAEDEAASQAEDDSHDEFVVLDSAGRMQLPEEYIKKLGLKERARISLAGNRIIISPEMIQEDNEAAEQ
- a CDS encoding HD domain-containing protein, whose product is MQLPSRLQQQLEFIVEIDKLKKVFRQTFLIDKTRRENDAEHSWHLAMMAMVLGEYAPEGTDLSRVIRMVLVHDLVEIYAGDTFAFDDVGHRDKELRERQAADQLFGLLPADQKGILRQLWDEYEAQETQEARFARTLDRLQPLIHNYYTDGGTWKKFGVKADRVWPRVDAVAQGSKALGQLAQELVERAIAQGILQS
- a CDS encoding nitric-oxide reductase; this encodes MARIPWFLLLIPLPAALVQLVASWLRRKRKSQRDGTARGYISQQAALPYCFATLLMFSSQGLVATLGALHVVWPQLPAPVTAEIGRAIHLNLSVYWPLLGSMGVGYYFFVQEANVDLYSRPLAQVQFWVFQLSFAGIMLALLLGYTTGREYLEALPGLKLGIILAVEIFGYNLLRTYLKTQSQYRQRVTLVGMLLGAWYILAQYIPNLVSYLHPSVEQMVRFWVVHMTEEMSLELLNISALVSLLLTPIAATRKSLERVLFFNIIITIIGGIFATGHHYYWIGNSRGWLWIGGVFSLVQMSGVLVLGYIGYRGLEGMKWQQLPPGHRLVLALVICSIIYHLFGAALLGMIMSVPQWNRYSHGTYITSAHAHLALFGAVGFLVLAGATYILTQRITLTPAELTRAWIGLALLNLGLLLMSTMLLVSGILQTYLWRIAGLDFMETHTLLRPYLALRAAGGAIFAIGDFLFVSSLVTGTWRRFGLRIFFAH